The region AAAAGCGAAATGTCTGTCATTAATAAGATCAGAGAACGTTCGGGACTGGCTGTTGGTATTATTGCCGTCAGTTTGATTCTGTTCATTGTGGGTGGTGACCTGCTCGGAGGCCGTAGTTTGCTCTTCGGCGGAAATCAGCAAGAGGTTGGTGAGATTGCCGGTCAATCCATTGATTATCAGGAATTCAACGCCAAGGTAGACGAACTTAGGGCGCAGTTTGAACAGCAAAGCGGCCGGGCTCCTGTCGATCAGGATCTTGTGCAGATTCGGGAACAGGCCTGGAATCAGCTGTTATTTGAAATTGCCTATCAGAAAGAGTTCGACAAGCTGGGCCTCCAGGTTACGAGCGAGGAACTGGTCGACATGGTGCAGGGTAACAACATCAGCCCCGCCGTTCGTCAGGCGTTTACAAATCCGCAAACGGGTGTATTCGACAAAAGCTCCATTATCAGTTACCTGAAAGGGCTCAAGAATTTACCAGCTCAGCAGCAGGCTGCCTGGGCTGGCTTCGAGAAAAACCTGGCTTCCGACCGGCTTCGGGAAAAGTACGAAGGTCTGATGCGCCTGTCGGTTTTTGCCACCACGGCCGAAGCTCAAAAAGAATACCAGGCGCAAAATTCGAAAGCAAACGTGAAATTCCTGTTCGTACCGTACTACACCATCAACGACACGACGGTGAAAGTGACGGATTCGCAACTGGAAGACTACCTCTCGAAACATAAAGATGAGTATCCCGGCTCCGACAGTCGGTCTATTCAGTACGTGACGTTCTCGGTCGCACCGTCTAAAGAAGATAGCTCGGCCCTGTATACACAAATCAAATCACTGGCTCGTGGCCTGGGCGCTGCCACCAACGATTCTACATTTGCCCAGCAAAACAGCGACGTTCGGGTACCACTTTACCTGACGGCTGGTGAGATGCCGGAACAGCTTCGTGCTGCCATTCCAACATTTGCCCCCGGTGGTATTTACGGTCCTTTCCGCGAAGGCAACACGTATTTTATCTATAAATACGGTGGTACCAAACGCGATACCAACTTCACGGCCCGCGCCAGCCATATCCTGATTCAGACGAAAGGGTTGGCCGACTCAGCAAAAGCTGATGCTCGTCGCCGGGCAGAAGGTATCCTGAAGCAGATTCAGGGTGGTGCCAGCTTCGAAGCCCTGGCCCAGACCAACAGCGACGACGGTTCCCGGTCTGTTGGTGGCGACCTTGGGTACTTTAAGAACAATGGCCAAATGGTGAAGCCGTTCGAAACGGCCGTATTTGGTGCTACATCGGCTGGACTGATTCCCCGTCTGGTCGAGACCGAGTTCGGTTACCACATCATCAACGTGACGCAGCCTAAAACAAACGTACTTTATCGCATAGCAGCCATTGGTAAGGCAATCACGCCAAGCCAGACTACCCGCGATGAAGCGTTGCGCAAAGCAGACCAGTTTGCATCGGACGTGCATACTAAAGAAGAGTTCGACGCCAAAGTGAAAGAAGATAAATCGCTGGTCGTTGCTACGGCAGATCGTATTCCCGAAGGCGCTAACCAGATCAATGCGCTAACGGGTTCGGAAGTTCGGCAGATTGTCCGCTGGGCGTTCAACGATAAGACGGACATAAACACGGTGTCGGAGCCGTTTGAAGTGGGTGACCAGTATGTTATTGCCGTCCTGACCAACAAGACGTCGAAAGACAAAGTGAGCATCAACGATTTCCGCAATGAGCTGACCGCTAAAGTGCGTAACGAGTTGAAAGGCGAGCAGATCATCAGCAAGCTTGGTAATGCCAGTGGCACATTGGAATCCATCTCGCAGAAATATGGAGCCGGTGCTCTGGTCGAAACGGTTGAGGATGTTAACCTGGCAACGGGTTTCCTTCGCAGCGCCGGTGTTGACCCTGTTGCCCTCGGAAAAGCGTTTGGTCTGAAGCCCGGTAAGCGTACGAAGCCATTTGCTGGCGAAGGCGGTGTTCTGATTATGGAAGCCGTTTCATTGACGCCTGCACCAGCCATTGCCGATTATGCGCTGTATAAGACACAAATTCAGCAAAACAACACCCAGCGTGTTGGTTTCTATATCAACGAAGCCATTAAAGATGCGGCAAAAGTTGAAGACCGCCGGGCTAAATTCTATTAGTCTTGATAAAAGGCATTCATAAAAAAGCCCGCTCCTGGTTTCAGGAGCGGGCTTTTTTGTAGTCGTATGGGTTAATGGTTATTGAGTTAGTAGTTAGCGTGAATAATGGGTTACAGCATTTAAAATCTCGTTGCTTGTCGTTGGGCATAGTCTATGACTATGTCCAGGTGTTATCCGGTCTCTGACCGGAATTTCTCAGGCTATTTAATAAACTCCGGTCAGAGACCGGATAACGCACCGACATAGTCACAGACTATGCCGAGCGCTGGCCGAGGAGCACCAATAACGTAATAACCAATACCCATTCACTTAATCTGATTCTGC is a window of Spirosoma linguale DSM 74 DNA encoding:
- a CDS encoding PpiC-type peptidyl-prolyl cis-trans isomerase (PFAM: PpiC-type peptidyl-prolyl cis-trans isomerase~KEGG: hypothetical protein) → MSVINKIRERSGLAVGIIAVSLILFIVGGDLLGGRSLLFGGNQQEVGEIAGQSIDYQEFNAKVDELRAQFEQQSGRAPVDQDLVQIREQAWNQLLFEIAYQKEFDKLGLQVTSEELVDMVQGNNISPAVRQAFTNPQTGVFDKSSIISYLKGLKNLPAQQQAAWAGFEKNLASDRLREKYEGLMRLSVFATTAEAQKEYQAQNSKANVKFLFVPYYTINDTTVKVTDSQLEDYLSKHKDEYPGSDSRSIQYVTFSVAPSKEDSSALYTQIKSLARGLGAATNDSTFAQQNSDVRVPLYLTAGEMPEQLRAAIPTFAPGGIYGPFREGNTYFIYKYGGTKRDTNFTARASHILIQTKGLADSAKADARRRAEGILKQIQGGASFEALAQTNSDDGSRSVGGDLGYFKNNGQMVKPFETAVFGATSAGLIPRLVETEFGYHIINVTQPKTNVLYRIAAIGKAITPSQTTRDEALRKADQFASDVHTKEEFDAKVKEDKSLVVATADRIPEGANQINALTGSEVRQIVRWAFNDKTDINTVSEPFEVGDQYVIAVLTNKTSKDKVSINDFRNELTAKVRNELKGEQIISKLGNASGTLESISQKYGAGALVETVEDVNLATGFLRSAGVDPVALGKAFGLKPGKRTKPFAGEGGVLIMEAVSLTPAPAIADYALYKTQIQQNNTQRVGFYINEAIKDAAKVEDRRAKFY